TACCCAACGTTGTAGGATTCACGAATGGACCGCGACCAGGCCGACAGCTCGAGCCGCCAGGCGACCGTGACCGCGAGCGGCATCGCGAAGATGGCGGCCGTCGGCCGGGCGGCCGTGAGCAACTGGCGCCGCCGCTACGCGGACTTCCCGCTCCCGGTCGGCGGCACGGCGGCGAGCCCGGTCTTCGACGCTGCCGCGATCGAGAGCTGGCTGACCCAGCAGGGGAAGCTGCGCGCCACGTCGACCGGGGAGCTGGTCTGGCGGCACATCGAGAGCTTGACGCAGGCCGCCCACATGGGCGACACACTGTGTCTGGTCGGTGCCTACCTGCTGGCTCAGTCCGGCCAACCGGCACCGGGTCCCCGTGCGCGGCTGCTCTCACCGGAGCGGCTTCTCGCCCGGCTCCGCTCGCGCAACGCCGCACTGGCGGACCTGGTCGGAGAGGTCGCCCCGGCTGCGTGGTCACCGCAGCTGGAGACGATTCTGACGGCGGCCGTGCAGCTCGGCCAGGAGCAGGATCCTGGCGCGGCCTTCGAATATCTCCACACGCAGTACGTCACGTCGACCCGATCGCTGACCGGCCCCGACGCCACCCCGGACGATGTCGCCGAGATCATGGTGATGCTCGCCAGCTCCGGGCCGCGGATCTTCGATTTCTCCAGCGGCACCGGCTCGGTCATGCGGGCAGCGGCCGAGCGGGCACTGCATGCCGGGGTGGGGTTCCAGTGCTTCGCGCAGGAGATCAAGCGGCAGCACGCGTTGACGACGCTGCTGCGGGTGTGGTTCGTCTACGAGGAAGCGGTCAGGGCCGGCCTTCCGGCCGAACCGCCGGTCGTCTCGGTGGGGGACAGCCTGCTCGCCGACGGCTTCCCGGAGCTGCTCGCCGATGCCGTCGTCGCAAACGCACCGTTCGGCATCCACGACTGGGGCCACGAGAAGCTGGCCTACGATCCACGATGGACATTCGGTCTGCCCCCGCGCACGGAACCCGAGCTCGCCTGGGTCCAGCACGCCCTCGCTCATCTCCTTCCGGGCAAGCGCGCGGTGCTGCTCATGCCCCCTGCGGCCGCAGCGCGGCCGGCCGGTCGGCGTATCCGCAGCGAGCTCGTCCGGCGAGGCGCGCTGCAGGCGGTCATCGCGCTCCCGGCCGGACTCATGCCGCCGGCCGCGATCGGCCTGCATCTGTGGGTTCTGGTCCGGCCGGAGCCCGGGTCGGTTCCCGACCCGAGGCTCCTGTTCGTCGACAGCGCGCAGTCCGCGCCGGGCAAGGCGCCGTCCAGAGCCGAAAACATCGCGTTTGTACGGGAGGTCGTCGAGCGTGCCTGGACGGCCTACGGGAGCGGGGGACCGGATCACGAGTCCGGCATCTACCGGATCGTGCCCGCGGTCGATGTCATCGACGACGAGGTCGACCTGACGCCTCGGCGATATCTGCCGCTGGCGAGCCGCCCGTCGCTCAACGCCGGTGACCTTCGCTCGCAGCTGAAGAGCTTCCGCGATCTGCTCGACGAGATCCGGGACGGGCTGCCGTCGGCCAGGGTCACCGATGCCGAGCCGATGGCGGATGCACCATCCGCGGACATCGCCGACCTCGTCCGATCCGGCAGCCTCTCCGTGCACCGCGCGATCGTCCGCACCCGCGACGAGCAGCCGGAGAACGGACCGCAGGTGCCTGCGGTCACCGGTCCCGATGTCGTCGCGGGCGGTCCACCCACCGGGATCGCTTC
This portion of the Allocatelliglobosispora scoriae genome encodes:
- a CDS encoding N-6 DNA methylase; its protein translation is MDRDQADSSSRQATVTASGIAKMAAVGRAAVSNWRRRYADFPLPVGGTAASPVFDAAAIESWLTQQGKLRATSTGELVWRHIESLTQAAHMGDTLCLVGAYLLAQSGQPAPGPRARLLSPERLLARLRSRNAALADLVGEVAPAAWSPQLETILTAAVQLGQEQDPGAAFEYLHTQYVTSTRSLTGPDATPDDVAEIMVMLASSGPRIFDFSSGTGSVMRAAAERALHAGVGFQCFAQEIKRQHALTTLLRVWFVYEEAVRAGLPAEPPVVSVGDSLLADGFPELLADAVVANAPFGIHDWGHEKLAYDPRWTFGLPPRTEPELAWVQHALAHLLPGKRAVLLMPPAAAARPAGRRIRSELVRRGALQAVIALPAGLMPPAAIGLHLWVLVRPEPGSVPDPRLLFVDSAQSAPGKAPSRAENIAFVREVVERAWTAYGSGGPDHESGIYRIVPAVDVIDDEVDLTPRRYLPLASRPSLNAGDLRSQLKSFRDLLDEIRDGLPSARVTDAEPMADAPSADIADLVRSGSLSVHRAIVRTRDEQPENGPQVPAVTGPDVVAGGPPTGIASQGADQPGETRIRPDDVLIPVVARELVARVATPEQVGAELGPGVHAVRVDPDVLDPWFLAGVLSRTDNARLGGRVSTTAAGMLRIDVRRLAIPVLPIATQRTYGAAFRDLAAFQIALATAVRQGRDLTRDLTDGLAGGLISVEFGGEPG